The following coding sequences are from one Fibrobacter sp. UWR4 window:
- a CDS encoding glycosyltransferase yields MSKHLYFYSDAPEWGGQEILAARIANILSESYQVHFFYSTEKFNRELVPAIERIPLPYHSQGPFPIVRDSLSGKAGAARKLFIEHGAGTENFKKLIICPGNIERCIPAVKAATKLKLEIISYYPMAFTQKESLATLGALRDQLALRVYPKISQWIVNTPYQERLLRRFITAETKVFQLPNPLTYKEDCPAKKPALIKQVATIGRLYFGQKGQEIIPEIASHLKDRTDAKFHIIGQGPDADKLKELVQNKKVSDRIIFTNWATKNEVQNQLQNHTDILLIPSRFESGPMVLFEALQCGIPVLAANEEYVQDYQLPSWMTYKPGDAQDAAQKILDMASSWNQTQLEETRKRLFTGRRDLEFQQQVLSIFSQI; encoded by the coding sequence ATGAGCAAGCACCTTTACTTTTACAGCGATGCGCCAGAATGGGGCGGCCAGGAAATTCTTGCAGCCCGCATTGCGAACATTCTGTCCGAAAGCTACCAGGTGCATTTTTTCTACTCTACGGAAAAGTTCAACCGGGAACTCGTCCCGGCCATCGAGCGCATCCCCCTGCCCTACCATTCCCAGGGGCCTTTCCCCATTGTGCGAGACAGCCTTTCCGGAAAAGCAGGTGCAGCCCGCAAGTTATTTATCGAACATGGTGCTGGAACCGAGAATTTCAAGAAGCTGATTATCTGTCCGGGGAACATCGAACGCTGTATTCCTGCAGTGAAGGCAGCTACAAAGCTTAAACTGGAAATCATTTCCTACTACCCCATGGCCTTTACCCAGAAGGAATCCCTGGCCACCCTAGGAGCCCTTCGAGATCAATTGGCTCTGAGGGTATACCCGAAAATTTCCCAGTGGATTGTGAATACCCCATACCAGGAACGACTCCTCCGCAGGTTCATTACTGCAGAAACCAAGGTATTCCAACTGCCCAACCCTCTGACCTATAAGGAAGACTGCCCTGCCAAGAAGCCAGCCCTCATTAAGCAGGTGGCAACCATAGGTAGACTTTACTTCGGGCAGAAAGGTCAGGAAATCATTCCAGAAATTGCTAGCCACCTGAAGGACCGAACTGACGCCAAGTTCCATATCATTGGACAGGGGCCTGATGCAGACAAATTAAAGGAACTGGTCCAGAACAAGAAGGTTTCTGACCGAATCATCTTTACCAATTGGGCAACCAAAAACGAAGTCCAGAACCAGCTTCAAAACCATACGGATATTTTGCTGATTCCGTCCAGATTCGAAAGCGGTCCCATGGTGCTTTTCGAAGCATTGCAATGCGGCATCCCCGTACTTGCCGCCAACGAGGAATACGTTCAGGATTATCAGCTCCCATCCTGGATGACCTATAAACCAGGCGACGCCCAGGATGCCGCCCAGAAGATTCTGGACATGGCAAGTTCCTGGAATCAGACACAACTGGAAGAAACTCGTAAGCGTTTGTTTACAGGACGTAGGGACCTAGAGTTCCAACAGCAGGTTTTAAGCATCTTCAGCCAAATCTAG
- a CDS encoding MauE/DoxX family redox-associated membrane protein — translation MEKFTKKTVCSLVLLLVASVLVAFGVAEISFPETFLTVTDKDWLIDMWPKAYRYNVHVGVTAIIIAAGICVPAYKLHKDFAIRALETLFRVGIGGMFIFASIFKIQDPHQFATLVAQYQFFSTLHLDFVNNFFALVYPQFELWFGIAMIVTPFVKESAFAIFWMFVSFIIALAWALGNDLGITCGCFELEDGDAHDKAEAWTSLIRDLILVWPTLWLALRKNRSLIKVWTEKR, via the coding sequence ATGGAAAAGTTTACGAAAAAGACAGTCTGCTCTTTGGTATTGCTGCTGGTGGCATCAGTCCTGGTAGCCTTCGGTGTTGCAGAAATTTCCTTCCCTGAAACATTCCTGACCGTTACGGACAAGGATTGGCTTATCGATATGTGGCCCAAGGCCTATCGTTACAATGTACATGTCGGTGTGACAGCAATCATCATCGCTGCAGGCATTTGCGTCCCCGCCTATAAACTCCATAAGGATTTCGCCATCCGAGCTCTGGAAACCCTATTCCGCGTAGGTATTGGCGGCATGTTCATCTTCGCAAGTATTTTCAAGATCCAGGATCCCCATCAGTTTGCGACTCTGGTGGCCCAGTACCAGTTTTTCTCCACACTGCACCTAGATTTCGTCAATAACTTCTTCGCCCTGGTCTACCCGCAGTTTGAACTGTGGTTCGGCATCGCCATGATCGTAACTCCCTTCGTCAAGGAAAGCGCTTTCGCCATTTTCTGGATGTTCGTCAGCTTCATTATTGCGCTGGCATGGGCATTGGGCAACGACCTGGGAATTACCTGCGGTTGCTTCGAACTGGAAGACGGTGACGCTCACGACAAGGCTGAAGCCTGGACCAGCCTCATCCGCGACCTGATTCTGGTCTGGCCGACCCTGTGGCTCGCTCTCCGCAAGAACCGCAGCCTCATCAAGGTCTGGACAGAAAAACGCTAA
- a CDS encoding glycosyltransferase, which produces MKKILFVCDKNECTSFGRLTLNLIKAVTPEFEAHVLWLKTPKFFPDAAKSAQGAEAVVPSNSYTSQEVWAKSLYTGFFSFRSPLKKVVGEVKPDVVFFIRPELGFLVPVAKSALKSCKNNGQTVMFVHDTFAETLYPTSPKFILLNLFYIRSCVNASSFVYNSEWTRGEAAKHFGPKMANAKGSVIGCPVDQDLFNKPEEPIPIDARKAFRRKHGMRNFDGMCINVSLDEPRKNIDTYFETARLRPDVAFVRVGKQSERLREIINVKKLYNVFHLERLNAEELRDFYRHADLMVYPSLLEGFGLPPIEAIACGTPALCAATSAVKENLDGVCPLIDPPTDAEAYAKVIDRVIAGENVVDKEKAAELLSHCSMKSFKERVLNALA; this is translated from the coding sequence GTGAAAAAAATCCTTTTTGTTTGCGATAAGAATGAATGCACTAGCTTTGGCCGCCTGACCTTGAACTTGATCAAGGCTGTGACGCCGGAGTTCGAAGCACATGTACTATGGTTGAAAACCCCGAAGTTCTTTCCGGATGCAGCCAAGTCTGCCCAGGGGGCGGAAGCGGTGGTTCCTTCCAATTCCTATACCTCTCAAGAAGTATGGGCGAAGTCCCTCTATACTGGATTTTTCTCTTTCCGCAGTCCCCTAAAAAAGGTGGTGGGCGAGGTAAAACCGGATGTGGTATTTTTTATTCGTCCGGAATTAGGCTTTTTAGTGCCCGTGGCAAAGTCGGCTCTAAAGTCCTGTAAGAATAATGGACAGACCGTAATGTTCGTTCATGATACTTTTGCGGAAACTTTGTATCCGACCAGTCCCAAGTTCATATTACTTAATTTGTTCTACATCCGCAGTTGCGTAAATGCCAGTTCTTTTGTGTACAACTCGGAATGGACTCGAGGAGAGGCGGCTAAGCATTTTGGCCCTAAGATGGCAAATGCAAAAGGTTCAGTGATTGGTTGCCCCGTTGATCAGGATTTGTTCAATAAGCCGGAAGAGCCAATTCCGATTGATGCTCGTAAGGCGTTCCGTCGCAAGCATGGCATGCGTAATTTTGATGGCATGTGCATCAATGTCAGCCTGGATGAACCTCGCAAGAATATTGACACTTACTTTGAAACCGCAAGACTCCGTCCGGATGTGGCTTTTGTCCGTGTGGGAAAGCAATCCGAACGTCTCCGCGAAATCATCAACGTAAAGAAACTCTACAACGTTTTCCATCTGGAACGTCTTAATGCGGAAGAGCTCCGTGATTTCTACCGTCATGCGGATCTGATGGTGTATCCTTCCTTGCTGGAAGGTTTTGGCCTGCCGCCTATTGAGGCTATAGCCTGCGGGACTCCTGCCCTCTGTGCAGCCACTTCCGCCGTGAAGGAAAATCTGGATGGGGTCTGCCCCCTTATTGATCCGCCTACAGATGCAGAAGCCTACGCCAAGGTCATTGACCGTGTGATTGCCGGCGAAAATGTGGTGGATAAAGAAAAAGCAGCGGAACTTCTGTCCCACTGCTCTATGAAATCCTTTAAGGAACGAGTCTTAAACGCTCTTGCTTAG